Genomic window (Methanothrix sp.):
TGCGAGGTGCATGGGAAGAAGTAAAGGTCAGAGGCTCTGAAATACGCTTTTTTGATAGAGAACAAACAGAGCGCAAACTCCAATCTTTGTAGTAAGCCCGTACGCAATATGGGGGAGCAACAATCGAGATGAGATCTGCCTACAGGTTCCGGCTGTATCCGACTGAGGATCAGATCAAAAAGCTAGAGGACACGCTGGAGACATGCAGGCAGCTCTACAACGATGCTCTGGCAGCGAAGAAGGAGGCATGGGAGGATGACCGCTACAATCTGACATACTATGAGATGGCGCATCAGATATCAACGAACCGCAAGAAAAATCAAGCTCTCGGAGCTGTATATGCCCATGTTCTCCAGGACGTC
Coding sequences:
- a CDS encoding transposase, giving the protein MRSAYRFRLYPTEDQIKKLEDTLETCRQLYNDALAAKKEAWEDDRYNLTYYEMAHQISTNRKKNQALGAVYAHVLQDVLRRVDKAFQNFIRRVKNGETPGYPRFKGSGWYKSFTYPDAGIGYKIEGSKLILSGIGAIRIFKHREIKGKI